Proteins found in one Xenopus laevis strain J_2021 chromosome 1L, Xenopus_laevis_v10.1, whole genome shotgun sequence genomic segment:
- the LOC108713500 gene encoding uncharacterized protein LOC108713500, translated as MPIILPQLPEVMFSTYDPQYIPGYTTQIPKLRSDAGYIYGNATQTSSNHEPGVQRCTNLPLTGWRDRQGPVISMHSGTRDIPREQAESWNIKKGYFYPIKRRYYATGINNMYNGDLRISTAIQTVEGIKHELHSPDQLKTFTSDTSKHLRMSRESLKQKATFHGRSEQERPLPRLSPFAEKNERDPIPSSYTTNYNQEQQGKLIYRTDSGILPNYGGYIPGQMFAIGKTWGKTSVNALGKLKEQPFVWTSLL; from the exons ATATACAACCCAAATTCCAAAGCTTCGAAGTGATGCTGGTTACATATACGGCAATGCTACCCAAACATCGAGCAACCATGAACCAGGTGTACAAAGATGTACAAACTTGCCTCTCACAGGATGGAGAGATAGACAAGGACCAGTCATTTCTATGCACTCTGGCACAAGAGACATCCCTAGAGAGCAGGCTGAAAGCTGGAATATTAAAAAAG GATATTTTTATCCAATAAAAAGAAGATATTATGCTACAGGAATAAATAACATGTATAATGGAGACCTGAGGATTTCAACTGCTATACAAACAGTGGAAGGAATAAAACATGAGTTACACAGCCCTGATCAGCTGAAGACATTTACCTCTGACACCAGCAAGCATTTGCGAATGTCTCGGGAAAGTTTAAAGCAAAAAGCTACTTTTCATGGAAGATCTGAGCAG GAGCGCCCATTGCCAAGGCTTTCTccatttgcagagaaaaatgaaaggGATCCTATACCAAGTTCATACACAACAAATTATAATCAAGAACAACAAGGAAAATTGATTTACAGAACTGATTCTGGAATCCTTCCTAATTATGGAGGATACATACCTG GTCAGATGTTTGCTATTGGGAAGACTTGGGGAAAAACCAGTGTCAATGCGCTTGGGAAACTAAAAGAGCAACCCTTTGTTTGGACCTCACTCCTCTGA